Proteins found in one Desulfovibrio sp. genomic segment:
- a CDS encoding rhodanese-like domain-containing protein has translation MVFRFYLALLVGVSLLASTAAGAFAKDMFEEEVDKEALSVKLARETTAGGYPLATVEELKKMLDEKKPLLVVDTMPFEASFKKEHVPGAVSFEFPIEPMEQWDTAKTGGKSPQDFEILLGPDKNKLIVFYCGFVKCTRSHNGALWAKKLGYTNVVRFPGGIYAWKGAKYPVEDVK, from the coding sequence ATGGTGTTCCGGTTTTATCTGGCCCTTCTTGTGGGCGTGTCTCTCCTGGCCTCAACCGCCGCGGGAGCTTTTGCCAAGGACATGTTCGAGGAAGAGGTGGACAAGGAAGCCCTCTCGGTGAAGCTCGCCCGGGAAACCACGGCTGGCGGCTACCCACTGGCCACGGTCGAGGAACTTAAGAAAATGCTTGATGAGAAGAAACCTCTGCTGGTGGTGGACACCATGCCTTTTGAGGCCAGTTTCAAGAAAGAGCATGTCCCTGGGGCGGTGTCTTTTGAATTTCCCATCGAACCTATGGAACAGTGGGACACCGCAAAAACGGGTGGCAAAAGCCCTCAGGATTTCGAAATACTCCTCGGACCAGACAAGAATAAGCTCATCGTGTTCTATTGTGGTTTCGTCAAATGCACTCGCAGCCACAACGGGGCTCTCTGGGCCAAAAAACTGGGTTACACCAATGTGGTACGCTTTCCCGGCGGCATCTACGCCTGGAAGGGAGCCAAATATCCGGTTGAAGATGTGAAATAA